CAAAGTTGCGACAATTATCCAATCCATTTGCAGACATAAAAAAACCCGAACAGAATGTCGCAAAATTGCGCCTTACGCGCAAAAAGGGACATATGGACATTGGAGCACATCAAACAATACCTGCCGAGTCTATTTTATTGGAGAGTTCATGATCAAAGCTGTCTTTCGCTGTTACAAAACAGCAAAGTCGCCTGCTACTCATTTTTTTGCATGCAACCTGGCAAACGCAACCAGCGGTACCCCCGGAAATTCCCCGTTTCTTGCGAAATTTGTCTGCACAGACGCGCCCGTCTGCACGTATCGCTCTTGTACAAGAATTACAGCCAGTTGTTTTCGCCAGCAAACAGCGCACACATGAAACAAAAGCATGCATGCAGCCTAACTACATGTTTTAAAATCAATTTATGTACAAACTCTGGGTACGCTTCCTGTGGGCGCCGTGAATACTGTGCCGCCTGTAACGACGGCGCCACTGTTCACGACGGGCTTGCCATTGTGAAGCATTGCGCGATGTTGCCGCCGTATGCGAAGAAACGCTCGCGCCTTGCTGCACGGCGGGCTGAATGACTGCGGTGCTGGCAGACTGGTGGGCTGCCTGAGAAACAATTTCACAAGTAAAACAGAGCTAACCACACAGATAATGGCGTGTTGTCCAGGCGGCCGATGCTGTGCCCAGGCGCTTTGCCAGTTCGCCAGGCGCGCTGCCTGTTCGCTCGAGTGCATTGCCGCTGTGGATGGGGAAGACGTAGAAGAGCTACTGGATCAAGCCGGATCATCACGCATCGCAGCCACGCATACCGCAGTTCGTATGCCGTAGTCACGCATGCCGCAGTTACGCATGCCGCAGTTACGCATGCCGCAGTTACGATAGTTATGACAGTTACGATAGTTACGACAGTTGCAGACGGGCCTGTGAGACTTGCCCCTGGCGGCAGAGATCGTGTGGAACAAATGGAACAAGCCGTGTTGCGCCCCGTTCAGCCGTGCTCCACAGCGCCAGCAACTGGATGTCAGCAGACGGGTACGGACAGGCAGCCCCACCGCTAGGCACGCAGCCTGAACCCCTGACCGCGTGGATGCTTTGCAAATGGCATAATGCCACGGCGGCGCTACACCAGAGCGTCAGTGACGCAGATGCCCTTTTCTCCGTTCTGATAGGCATATCTATTATAGTATAGACTGAGATGGCTGTTGCGGTCATGGCCTTCGCAGGCCCCCGCCCGCACGCCCGGTGCGCGGCGAAACCCGCCAAGGCCATGCCGCCGCCCGCTATCTGGCCGCACGGTTATCTGAATACACGGCTTCCTGCTGTCCGGTCTGCGCACCACCACGGCCGGACTGGCCCGCACCTGACGCCCGGCCGGGTCATGCGCCCGCAACGCCCCGAACCATGATACCTTGCCGCCGCAGCCATGTCGCGCGACTGCGCTGAAGAAGGGCTGTCATGGCAACAGTCAAAGTCTGCCCATTTGACGCATGTTTTCCGTTCCAGAGCGTCAAAATTTTCGCACCGCAGGTCGGAAAAAAATTCCCACGGGCAAATCAGGCACACAACATACTGATATAAAATAATATTTTTTTGTGGCACACAGATTGCAAAATGCCCAACAGCTTAGCAACCACCAGGAGGTGCCCCATGTCTTTGGTTATTAACCACAACATGATGGCCGCAAACACGGCCAGAAATTTGAATGCTCACTATTCCCAGTTGAGCAAGTCGGTACAGCGCCTTTCAACAGGTTTGCGCGTCAACAGCGCTGCGGACGACGCCGCAGGACTGGCCATTCGCGAACTGCAGCGTGCCGACATCGCCACTTTGCAACAGGGCGCGCGCAACGCCAATGACGCCATCTCAATGATTCAGACCGCCGACGGCGCTCTGGGCGTTATTGACGAAAAGCTCACCCGCATGAAGGAACTGGCCGAACAGGCGGCCACGGGCACGTACGATTCCACCCAGCGCCTGATGATCGAATCCGAATATCAGGCCATGGCTTCGGAAATCACCCGTATCGCCAATGCCACTGACTTCAACGGCATACATCTGCTCAACGGCTCTCTGTCCAGCGACACGCATGACGGCAGCGGCATGAAGGCCACGGGCAAGATGAAGATCCACTTTGGCACGGGCAACGACTCGGCCGAAGACTATTACTACATCAAGATTGGCACCAGTACGGCCTCGGCCCTTGGCGTCGGCAATCAGGCCCTTGATGGAAGCGGCAAACTGCGCGATGGCGGTACCGTCTCCACGCAGCAGGCCGCGCAGCGGGCTCTTGAAGCCATCACCAATGCCATTATCTCCAAGGACAAGATCCGCGCTCACCTTGGCGCCATGCAGAACCGCCTGGAGAATACCATCACCAACCTGAATACTCAGGCGGAAAACCTGCAGGCTGCCGAATCGCGCATTTCAGATGTGGACGTCGCCACCGAAATGACGCAGTTCGTGCGCAACCAGATCCTGAGCCAGTCTGCGGTGGCCATGCTCTCGCAGGCGAACTCGCTGCCACAGATGGCCATGAAGCTCATCGGCGGCTAGATCATAGTGCTCTAGGTTGTGGAAGACCAAAGATGTGGGAGGTCCGGGGGCCGTGCCCCCGGACCAGGCCAAACAACTGGCGTTCCCACCAAATCAGAGATTTTGCCACACAGCCGCCGCAGGGCTTATTCCGTGTGTCCGAGCGTTTTCAACGCATCGCGCGCGGCTTGCTGTTCAGCTTTTTTGCAGCTGCTGCCGCTTGCGACAAACTGACTGCCGTCAGGCAAACGAAGAGAAACTTCAAAAACCTTGGAGTGCTCGGGGCCATGACTGGCCAAGCGCGTGTACAGTGGCGCCTGGCCAAAACGCTGCTGCGAGGCTTCCTGTAGCCGGGTTTTATAGTCTTTTGAGGCTTTTCCGTCCCCGGCCCTGTCGGGCCACTGTCCTGCGAATATACGTGCCACGGCCTGTTGGGCCGCCGCAAAGCCGCCATCTTCATAAACAGCCGCCAATACAGCCTCCAGAGCATCGCTGAGTACAGCGTCGCGCTTGCGCCCTCCCTGATTTTCTTCTCCTCTGCCCAGCTTGAGAAGGACATCAAGGCCAAGGTCGCGCGCTCTTTCAGCAAGACTCACGGCGCTCACGAGATTTGAGCGCATCTTGGTGAGTTCGCCTTCACGCGCGGTGGGAAAACGCTTGTAGATCTCCCACGAGACGCAAAGTTCCAGCACAGCGTCACCGAGAAATTCCTGCCGCTCATTGTGCTCCTGACCACAAGAGTACTCGTTGGCCCACGAACTGTGCGTCAGGGCCAGGTCAAGCAGTTCCCGCCGGGCAAAACTGTGCCCAAGCCGTTTTTTGACAAGTTCAAAAGCCGTATCCGAAGTTTTTTCTGGTGTAACGTCAAAATTCTGCATGGCGTTATTTTAGCGTTTTCGGCAGCCAAGGCAACAGAAAATGCCTTGACATGCGCTGCTCCAGTGCCTACCTAAAACCATCAACACTCAGGAGCAAAGCATGGCTTACGATATTCGTTTAATGAAGCTGGTAACGGGCGAACTTGTCATTGGCAAGTACGATGCCGAAAAAGATTGCCTCAATGATGTGGCCGCCATCCAGAGCATTCCCACGCAACAGGGCGTGCAGATGATGATGTTGCCTTACGGATACCCCTTTGAACCCGAGTTCAGCGGCAGCCTTGAAGGAAAAAATTTCCTCTACCGCTACGCCAGCACCCCCAAGGAACTTCAGGACAAGTACATCGAAGCC
This DNA window, taken from Desulfovibrio sp. 86, encodes the following:
- the rnc gene encoding ribonuclease III; translation: MQNFDVTPEKTSDTAFELVKKRLGHSFARRELLDLALTHSSWANEYSCGQEHNERQEFLGDAVLELCVSWEIYKRFPTAREGELTKMRSNLVSAVSLAERARDLGLDVLLKLGRGEENQGGRKRDAVLSDALEAVLAAVYEDGGFAAAQQAVARIFAGQWPDRAGDGKASKDYKTRLQEASQQRFGQAPLYTRLASHGPEHSKVFEVSLRLPDGSQFVASGSSCKKAEQQAARDALKTLGHTE
- a CDS encoding flagellin N-terminal helical domain-containing protein is translated as MSLVINHNMMAANTARNLNAHYSQLSKSVQRLSTGLRVNSAADDAAGLAIRELQRADIATLQQGARNANDAISMIQTADGALGVIDEKLTRMKELAEQAATGTYDSTQRLMIESEYQAMASEITRIANATDFNGIHLLNGSLSSDTHDGSGMKATGKMKIHFGTGNDSAEDYYYIKIGTSTASALGVGNQALDGSGKLRDGGTVSTQQAAQRALEAITNAIISKDKIRAHLGAMQNRLENTITNLNTQAENLQAAESRISDVDVATEMTQFVRNQILSQSAVAMLSQANSLPQMAMKLIGG